A window of the Rhodoferax sp. GW822-FHT02A01 genome harbors these coding sequences:
- a CDS encoding PLP-dependent aminotransferase family protein, producing the protein MKRYEVLAKEIEGSILAGVLRNGDRLPSVRSTSTSRGLSASTVFQAYYLLEARGIIRARQRSGYFVNWSSRKAPPTVDAPSQPANTPISVDVCARVFAILESTRSRNVVPFGSAFPSPLLFPLARLGRSMAQSAKNFEPWDTVDYLTPGSPDLRRQIALRYLADGMQVHMDEIVITNGALEALNLCLQAVARPGDAVIVECPTFYGALQALENHGLRAIQVPTCPKGGIDLPSLEKTIQLHQPAACWLMPNFQNPLGTLMAEDKKKALVELLTRHDVPLIEDDVYAELYFGDKRPLPAKAYDTTGIVMHCSSFSKCLAPGYRIGWSAPGRYARRVAQKKLITTLTTSAPAQGGLANYLEQGGYDKHLRKLRQTLAEQQRIFSQAVGHYFPAGTRATRPEGGYFLWVELPEGVDAMHVHERALAMDISVAPGPIFSASHAFKNCIRLNFGHAWNDASERAMAALGKIVASSAPITVGAVAR; encoded by the coding sequence ATGAAGCGCTACGAAGTACTCGCCAAGGAAATCGAGGGCTCCATCCTTGCCGGCGTTTTGCGCAACGGTGACAGGCTACCCTCGGTACGCAGTACCAGCACCAGCCGTGGCCTGAGCGCTTCCACCGTGTTCCAGGCCTACTACCTGCTGGAAGCGCGCGGCATCATCCGCGCCCGGCAACGTTCGGGTTACTTCGTCAACTGGAGCTCGCGCAAGGCGCCACCCACGGTGGATGCCCCCTCGCAACCCGCCAATACGCCCATCTCCGTCGATGTGTGCGCCCGGGTATTCGCCATTCTGGAGTCCACCCGATCGCGCAACGTGGTGCCCTTTGGTTCTGCCTTTCCCAGCCCGCTGCTCTTTCCACTGGCGCGACTAGGCCGCTCCATGGCTCAAAGTGCCAAGAACTTTGAACCCTGGGATACGGTGGACTATCTGACACCGGGAAGCCCCGATCTGCGGCGCCAGATCGCGCTGCGTTATCTGGCCGACGGCATGCAGGTGCACATGGATGAGATCGTCATCACCAACGGAGCGCTGGAGGCACTCAACCTGTGCCTGCAAGCGGTCGCACGCCCGGGTGATGCTGTCATTGTGGAATGCCCGACCTTCTACGGCGCGCTGCAGGCGCTGGAAAACCATGGGCTGCGTGCCATCCAGGTACCCACCTGCCCCAAAGGCGGAATCGACCTGCCCAGCCTGGAGAAAACCATACAGCTGCACCAACCGGCTGCTTGCTGGCTGATGCCCAATTTCCAGAATCCGCTGGGCACGCTGATGGCCGAGGACAAGAAGAAGGCGCTGGTCGAGTTGCTGACACGGCATGATGTTCCCCTGATCGAGGACGACGTGTACGCCGAGCTGTACTTCGGCGACAAGCGGCCGCTACCGGCAAAGGCCTATGACACGACGGGCATCGTGATGCATTGCTCCTCGTTTTCCAAGTGCCTGGCGCCGGGCTACCGCATCGGCTGGTCCGCACCTGGCCGCTATGCGCGGCGAGTGGCGCAGAAGAAATTGATCACCACGCTGACCACTTCAGCACCGGCGCAAGGAGGTCTTGCCAACTATCTGGAACAGGGCGGCTACGACAAGCATTTGCGCAAACTGCGTCAGACCCTGGCCGAGCAGCAACGCATTTTTTCGCAGGCGGTAGGTCACTACTTTCCCGCCGGCACACGCGCCACCCGACCGGAAGGCGGCTATTTCCTGTGGGTCGAACTGCCCGAAGGGGTGGACGCCATGCATGTGCACGAGCGTGCACTTGCGATGGATATCAGCGTGGCACCGGGCCCGATTTTTTCGGCGTCACATGCCTTCAAGAACTGCATCCGCCTGAATTTTGGTCACGCCTGGAACGACGCCAGCGAACGGGCCATGGCGGCGCTGGGCAAGATTGTTGCCAGCAGCGCACCCATCACCGTAGGAGCTGTTGCGCGTTAG
- a CDS encoding EAL domain-containing protein, whose product MMTTAMNEALPASRRHQNTRHAGSSMRTAERKRIERELRIAATAFEAHEGMMITDADKVILRVNRAFAESSGYTPEEVIGKTPQLFRSHCHGPAFYEELWREVDQKGYWRGEMVTRRKNGELFPVWYTMTGVRGSNGAITNYVTTSTDITRQKKAEKEIGELVFYDPLTKLGNRRLLMDRLQQALTGIRRSGNRGALFFIDLDNFKTLNDTAGHEVGDLLLQQVAKRLGTCIRDGDTVARLGGDEFVVILTDLNAQLEPAMHLARQVGERILETLNMPYELAGQVHLSSPSIGVVMFCKSNETVQELLRHADLAMYQAKAGGRNGLRFFDPAMQTAIKVRADLEAALRQALQRREFVLHYQPQINAEGKLVGAEALVRWQHPQRGLLSPGEFIGVAEESGMVVPLGLQVLEIACEQLVQWARSCTLCDFVLSVNVSARQFHQSEFVEQVLATLQRTGANPKRLKLELTESLLLDNVEDTITKMTTLRSHGVSFALDDFGIGYSSLSYLKRLPLDQLKIDQSFVRTVLSDANDAAIAKMIVALGQTMGLTVIAEGVETQEQRDFLLESGCIVYQGYYFGRPMPTEQFEAFLRNIECLEETSTLIHRCMQAGKPDGERSLRAA is encoded by the coding sequence ATGATGACCACCGCAATGAACGAAGCCTTGCCAGCCAGCCGTCGCCACCAGAACACGCGCCATGCCGGCAGCAGCATGCGCACGGCCGAGCGCAAACGCATCGAACGGGAGCTGCGCATTGCAGCCACCGCCTTCGAGGCGCATGAGGGCATGATGATCACCGATGCCGACAAGGTCATCCTGCGCGTCAACCGGGCATTTGCCGAGTCCAGCGGCTACACACCGGAAGAGGTGATCGGCAAGACGCCACAGTTGTTTCGCTCCCATTGCCATGGGCCAGCGTTCTATGAAGAGCTCTGGCGTGAAGTGGATCAAAAAGGGTATTGGCGTGGCGAGATGGTGACCCGGCGCAAGAACGGTGAGCTCTTCCCGGTCTGGTACACCATGACAGGTGTCAGAGGAAGCAATGGAGCCATTACCAACTACGTGACCACCTCTACCGACATCACCCGCCAGAAGAAGGCCGAGAAGGAGATTGGCGAGCTGGTGTTCTACGACCCGCTCACCAAGCTGGGCAACCGCCGCTTGCTGATGGATAGGTTGCAGCAGGCGCTGACAGGCATTCGCCGCAGTGGCAACCGCGGCGCGCTGTTCTTCATCGATCTGGACAATTTCAAGACGCTCAATGACACGGCCGGGCACGAAGTGGGCGACCTGCTGCTGCAGCAAGTGGCCAAGCGGCTGGGAACCTGCATACGCGATGGCGATACGGTGGCCCGATTGGGGGGTGACGAATTTGTGGTCATCCTCACCGACCTGAATGCACAGCTCGAGCCCGCCATGCACCTGGCCCGCCAGGTGGGCGAGCGCATTCTGGAGACGCTCAATATGCCTTATGAGCTCGCCGGGCAGGTCCATCTGAGCAGTCCCAGCATTGGCGTGGTGATGTTCTGCAAGTCGAATGAGACCGTGCAGGAACTGCTGCGCCACGCCGATCTGGCGATGTACCAGGCCAAGGCTGGCGGGCGCAATGGCTTGCGATTTTTTGACCCGGCCATGCAGACCGCCATCAAGGTGCGCGCCGATCTGGAAGCCGCCTTGCGCCAGGCCCTGCAGCGCCGCGAGTTCGTGCTGCACTACCAGCCGCAGATCAATGCCGAGGGCAAACTCGTCGGTGCAGAAGCCCTGGTGCGTTGGCAGCATCCGCAGCGCGGGCTGTTGTCGCCAGGCGAATTCATTGGCGTTGCAGAAGAGTCGGGCATGGTGGTGCCACTGGGCCTGCAGGTGCTGGAAATCGCCTGCGAACAGCTGGTGCAGTGGGCGCGCAGTTGCACGCTGTGTGACTTCGTGCTGTCGGTCAACGTCAGTGCCCGCCAGTTTCACCAGAGCGAGTTTGTGGAGCAGGTGCTCGCCACCCTGCAGCGCACTGGTGCGAACCCCAAGAGGTTGAAGCTGGAGCTGACCGAAAGCCTGCTGCTGGACAACGTGGAAGACACCATCACCAAGATGACCACGCTACGTTCGCACGGCGTGAGCTTTGCGTTGGATGACTTCGGCATCGGCTATTCGTCGCTCTCGTACCTCAAGCGCCTGCCGCTGGACCAGCTCAAGATCGATCAGTCCTTTGTCCGCACGGTGCTATCGGATGCGAACGATGCGGCCATTGCCAAGATGATTGTTGCCCTGGGCCAGACCATGGGCCTGACCGTGATTGCCGAAGGCGTGGAGACGCAGGAGCAGCGGGACTTCCTGCTGGAATCGGGCTGCATCGTCTACCAGGGCTACTACTTTGGACGTCCCATGCCGACGGAGCAATTCGAAGCCTTCCTGCGCAATATCGAATGCCTGGAGGAGACATCGACGCTGATTCATCGCTGCATGCAGGCCGGCAAACCGGATGGCGAGCGCAGCTTGCGCGCCGCCTAA
- a CDS encoding class I SAM-dependent methyltransferase translates to MQALLDTIATMEPCSDATRLFHGRGGLFPGCEHLALDSYTPVFVLTSFLPLDDAALSQVHTALTARWQHIASDQPLNWVYQCRAQGHLETRLMAGTVPDPHVVQEGGARFRVHVNRGQNHGLFLDMAEGRRWVHDYVASQPRCKVLNLFAYTCAFSVVALQAGARQVVNVDMSHGAMRDGQHNHQLNGITAGASFLAHDIFSTWGKITRSGPYDLVIMDPPSYQKGSFVAAKDYARLIRRLPDLLDAGGHALLCLNAPELGSDFLQQQMQELAPELQYVQRVANPTAFADVSPERALKVLVYRAAD, encoded by the coding sequence ATGCAAGCCTTACTCGACACCATCGCCACGATGGAACCCTGCTCCGATGCCACGCGCCTCTTCCATGGCCGTGGCGGCCTCTTTCCCGGTTGTGAACACCTGGCGCTGGACAGCTACACACCGGTCTTTGTGCTGACCAGTTTTCTGCCGCTGGATGACGCCGCACTGTCCCAGGTCCACACGGCGCTGACCGCACGCTGGCAGCACATCGCTAGCGACCAGCCGCTCAACTGGGTGTACCAGTGCCGCGCGCAAGGGCACCTCGAGACGCGGCTGATGGCTGGCACCGTGCCGGACCCACATGTGGTGCAGGAAGGTGGGGCGCGTTTTCGCGTACATGTGAACAGAGGCCAGAACCATGGTCTGTTTCTGGACATGGCAGAGGGGCGGCGCTGGGTACATGACTACGTGGCAAGCCAGCCGCGATGCAAGGTGCTCAACCTGTTTGCCTATACCTGCGCTTTCTCCGTGGTGGCACTGCAGGCCGGTGCGCGGCAGGTGGTGAATGTGGACATGAGCCACGGCGCCATGCGCGACGGCCAGCACAACCACCAGCTCAACGGCATCACGGCGGGGGCCAGCTTTCTGGCGCATGACATCTTCTCAACCTGGGGAAAGATCACGCGCAGCGGCCCGTATGACCTGGTCATCATGGACCCACCCAGCTACCAGAAGGGCAGCTTTGTCGCCGCCAAGGACTATGCCCGCCTGATACGCCGCCTGCCAGACCTGCTGGATGCAGGCGGGCATGCACTGCTGTGCCTGAATGCGCCCGAGCTGGGCAGCGACTTCCTGCAGCAGCAGATGCAGGAGCTGGCGCCCGAACTGCAATATGTGCAACGCGTTGCCAACCCAACTGCGTTTGCAGACGTGTCACCCGAGCGTGCGCTCAAAGTGCTGGTCTACCGGGCAGCAGATTAG
- a CDS encoding ester cyclase has protein sequence MLRLPLFSALLVVLPAATFAAATSPADDLPRPHHLVAAPDGQDAALAARRYAAFWNTGLPAFAEAALATSFMDRTLPAGRPQGPQGPLAASQAFRAAVPDLRAEIDDMVVAGDRVSVRLHFQGHFSGQFGGVQGQGQAVDFRAFDLYRVEAGRIAENWHLEDNLTLLQQLGVVAR, from the coding sequence ATGCTTCGTTTGCCCCTGTTTTCTGCCCTGTTGGTGGTCTTGCCGGCTGCCACGTTTGCTGCAGCTACCTCGCCTGCCGACGATCTGCCGCGGCCGCATCACCTGGTTGCAGCGCCCGATGGTCAGGACGCCGCACTGGCCGCGCGCCGCTATGCCGCCTTCTGGAATACCGGCCTACCCGCCTTTGCCGAAGCGGCACTGGCCACCAGCTTCATGGACCGCACCTTGCCCGCCGGCCGCCCGCAGGGCCCCCAAGGTCCGTTGGCAGCGTCGCAGGCCTTTCGCGCGGCCGTGCCCGATCTGCGGGCTGAAATCGATGACATGGTGGTGGCCGGTGACCGTGTCAGCGTGCGCCTGCATTTCCAGGGGCACTTCAGTGGTCAGTTCGGCGGCGTGCAGGGCCAGGGCCAGGCCGTCGACTTCCGGGCGTTCGACCTCTACCGCGTGGAGGCGGGCCGTATTGCCGAGAACTGGCATCTGGAAGATAACCTGACCCTGCTGCAGCAACTGGGTGTGGTTGCCCGCTGA
- a CDS encoding SDR family oxidoreductase, whose amino-acid sequence MNFSSSLQGQHVVVVGGTSGIGRAVVRAAQTAGAKVTALGRGSGIACDVTDPDSVNQAFARLGPVDHLVITAGARVGSPSLAQLTDAELALTYEVKLFGALRAIRFALPKLAPQASVTLTSGLLSRKPSAGGLLKGSVNAAIEAAARQLAKELAPRRVNVVSPGVVDTELWSGSTREATLARIGAGLPVGRVGLPHELAQAYVLAMANGFMTGAVIDVDGGGLL is encoded by the coding sequence ATGAACTTCTCTTCTTCCTTGCAAGGCCAGCATGTGGTCGTTGTGGGCGGTACATCCGGCATTGGCCGCGCAGTGGTCCGTGCTGCGCAGACCGCAGGCGCCAAGGTCACAGCGCTGGGGCGTGGCAGCGGGATTGCCTGCGATGTGACCGACCCGGACAGCGTGAACCAGGCCTTTGCACGACTGGGACCGGTGGACCATCTGGTGATCACTGCTGGTGCACGCGTGGGCTCGCCCAGCCTGGCGCAGCTGACCGACGCCGAACTGGCGTTAACCTACGAGGTCAAGCTGTTTGGCGCTTTGCGCGCCATTCGTTTCGCCTTGCCAAAGCTGGCGCCGCAGGCGTCGGTCACCCTGACCTCCGGATTGCTGTCGCGCAAGCCCAGTGCAGGCGGCTTGCTCAAAGGCAGCGTCAATGCAGCCATCGAAGCGGCGGCGCGCCAGCTGGCCAAGGAGCTGGCACCCCGGCGCGTCAATGTGGTGAGTCCCGGTGTCGTCGATACCGAGCTCTGGAGCGGCTCCACGCGTGAGGCAACGCTGGCGCGCATAGGCGCCGGTCTGCCCGTCGGGCGTGTCGGTCTCCCCCACGAGCTGGCGCAGGCCTATGTGCTGGCCATGGCCAACGGATTCATGACCGGCGCGGTCATCGACGTGGATGGCGGAGGCCTGCTATGA
- a CDS encoding polysaccharide deacetylase family protein — MKNHWPEGIRLVVSLSMQFEAGAQGERDNGAPFPPLREAVPDLPAATWFDYGVREGIPRMLDLWDRYRVPVTSHMVGRAVEATPALAREIVERGHEAAAHGHTWTPHWTLSPEEERASYVANVAAIERATGTRPTGFNAFWLRGTPHTLSVLQSLGFRYHIDDLSADEPLRTTVNGQPFAIVPYTLRNNDIARYGAEGPLTAAAFGQELRDEFDQLYAEAALRRRMMSVSLHDRIGGTPARIKVLGDFLRYALGHPGVVFLRKDRIAEWALTMPGVPER, encoded by the coding sequence ATGAAAAACCACTGGCCCGAGGGCATACGCCTGGTTGTTTCGCTGTCCATGCAATTCGAAGCGGGGGCGCAAGGCGAGCGCGACAACGGCGCGCCTTTTCCTCCCCTGCGCGAGGCCGTGCCCGATCTGCCAGCAGCCACCTGGTTTGACTACGGCGTGCGCGAGGGCATTCCCCGCATGCTGGACCTGTGGGACCGCTACCGCGTGCCGGTGACATCGCATATGGTGGGCCGTGCGGTGGAGGCTACACCCGCTTTGGCCCGCGAGATTGTGGAACGGGGCCACGAAGCCGCCGCCCATGGACACACCTGGACGCCGCACTGGACGCTCAGCCCCGAAGAAGAGCGCGCATCCTACGTGGCCAATGTGGCAGCCATCGAGCGCGCCACCGGCACCCGGCCCACCGGCTTCAATGCCTTCTGGCTGCGTGGCACGCCGCACACCTTGTCGGTTTTGCAGTCCCTGGGTTTTCGGTACCACATCGACGATTTGTCGGCGGACGAGCCGCTGCGTACCACGGTCAATGGCCAGCCCTTTGCCATCGTGCCCTACACGCTGCGCAACAACGACATTGCCCGCTACGGGGCGGAGGGGCCACTGACCGCGGCGGCCTTCGGCCAGGAGTTGCGCGATGAGTTTGACCAGCTGTATGCCGAGGCCGCGCTACGCCGGCGCATGATGTCAGTCTCGCTGCATGACCGCATTGGTGGCACGCCTGCGCGCATCAAGGTGCTGGGTGACTTCCTGCGCTATGCCCTGGGCCATCCGGGCGTGGTGTTCCTGCGCAAGGACCGCATTGCCGAATGGGCGCTCACCATGCCGGGAGTGCCCGAGCGATAG
- a CDS encoding LysR substrate-binding domain-containing protein, which yields MDRLNDLRLFVDAAALGSFSAAGRKQGLSAAASSACIQRLEAALGVKLFERTTRRLRLTEEGEAYRHYGQQALDALAEAEQLLLAGQTEVRGTLRISAPSDLGRNALLTHLGSFQAQHPHVRVVLSLDDTPVNLVGDEIDLAIRYGQPPDSRMVARLLAQSRRVVCASPGLLARVGVPQAPADLAGLPTLALVTSGGLMNEWVYRSNGARRTVKVNPQHESNDGEVLRRWAVNGLGFVYKSLLDVSDDLQAGRLITVLDGCFTEAAPLHLLYHPHGFQPPRLRLMVAHLQKTFAG from the coding sequence ATGGATCGACTCAACGATTTGCGCCTGTTTGTGGACGCTGCGGCACTGGGCAGTTTTTCTGCCGCAGGCCGCAAGCAGGGCTTGTCGGCCGCTGCATCCAGTGCCTGCATCCAGCGGCTGGAAGCGGCCCTGGGGGTCAAGCTGTTTGAGCGCACCACCCGGCGCCTGCGCCTGACCGAAGAAGGCGAGGCGTATCGGCATTACGGCCAACAGGCGCTTGACGCGTTGGCAGAGGCCGAACAGCTGCTGCTGGCCGGGCAGACCGAGGTGCGGGGCACCTTGCGCATCTCGGCTCCGTCCGACCTGGGGCGCAATGCCCTGCTGACCCACCTGGGCAGTTTTCAGGCCCAGCACCCGCATGTCCGTGTGGTGCTGTCCCTGGACGACACGCCGGTCAACCTGGTGGGCGATGAAATCGATCTGGCCATCCGCTACGGGCAGCCACCGGACAGCCGCATGGTGGCCCGCCTGCTTGCACAAAGCCGCCGGGTGGTGTGTGCGTCGCCCGGTTTGCTGGCCCGTGTGGGCGTGCCGCAGGCGCCTGCGGATCTGGCCGGCCTGCCCACCCTGGCGCTGGTGACCTCCGGCGGGCTCATGAACGAATGGGTCTACCGCAGCAACGGCGCCCGGCGCACGGTCAAGGTAAACCCACAGCATGAGAGCAATGACGGGGAGGTGCTCCGGCGCTGGGCCGTCAACGGACTGGGGTTTGTGTACAAGTCGCTGCTGGATGTGTCCGACGATCTGCAAGCCGGGCGGCTGATCACCGTGCTGGACGGCTGCTTCACAGAGGCGGCACCGCTGCACCTGCTCTACCACCCGCACGGATTCCAGCCACCGCGCCTGCGCTTGATGGTCGCGCACCTCCAAAAAACCTTTGCCGGGTAG
- the yajC gene encoding preprotein translocase subunit YajC — MFISSAYAQTAPAAAGGDMQSSLMSMLPLVLMFVVLYFVMIRPQMKKQKETKAMIDALAKGDEVVTVGGILGKITKISDNALGLEVANGVEVQIQRNAVVQVLPKGSIK, encoded by the coding sequence GTGTTCATTTCTTCTGCCTACGCCCAAACCGCTCCTGCCGCCGCTGGTGGAGACATGCAGTCTTCGCTGATGAGCATGCTGCCTTTGGTGCTGATGTTTGTGGTGCTGTACTTCGTCATGATCCGCCCCCAGATGAAGAAGCAAAAGGAAACCAAGGCCATGATCGATGCGCTGGCCAAGGGTGACGAAGTGGTCACCGTGGGCGGTATTCTGGGCAAGATCACCAAGATCAGCGACAACGCCCTGGGCCTGGAAGTGGCCAACGGCGTGGAAGTGCAGATTCAGCGCAATGCTGTGGTGCAAGTGCTGCCCAAGGGCTCCATCAAGTAA
- the secD gene encoding protein translocase subunit SecD translates to MNRYPVWKYAIILIALLVGGLYALPNFFGEAPAVQVSVGKTGMRLDSASLGLVEDALKAAGIAPDAVALDGTSIRARFSNTDAQLKAKDAIQKALNPDPADPAYVVALNLLSRSPAWLSALHASPMYLGLDLRGGVHFMLQVDMQAALSKRAESLAGDIRTVLREKNVRHSGINRNGQTIEVKFQDSQTMDTAKGIIQDQFNELTSTESPDGTGFKLVASINPVAGRKIQEQALKQNITTLHNRINELGVAEPVIQQQGLDRIVVQLPGVQDTAKAKDILGRTATLEIRMVEESAEARAAEAGTGPVPFGTERYLERSGAPVIVKKQVILTGDNLTDAQPGFDSQTQEAAVHLTLDAKGARIFRDVTRESIGKRMAILLFEKGKGEVVTAPVIRSEIGGGRVQISGRMTTTEAADTALLLRAGSLAAPMEIIEERTIGPSLGAENIAKGFNSVTWGFCAVAVFMCIYYMLFGMISSLALAVNLLLLVAVLSMLQATLTLPGMAAMALVLGMAIDSNVLINERVREELRNGSSPQAAIHAGYDRAWATIIDSNVTTLIAGLALLAFGSGPVRGFAVVHCLGILTSMFSGVFFSRGVVNVWYGRQKKLKTVSIGTVWKPTAGDQIIKS, encoded by the coding sequence ATGAACCGTTACCCGGTATGGAAGTACGCGATCATCCTGATCGCGCTGTTGGTGGGCGGGCTCTATGCCCTGCCCAATTTTTTTGGTGAAGCCCCGGCGGTACAGGTATCCGTGGGTAAGACCGGGATGCGGCTGGATTCCGCGTCGCTGGGTCTGGTGGAAGATGCGCTGAAGGCCGCAGGGATTGCACCCGACGCGGTGGCTTTGGATGGAACTTCCATCCGCGCGCGCTTTTCCAATACCGATGCGCAGCTCAAGGCCAAGGATGCGATCCAGAAGGCGCTGAACCCGGATCCGGCAGATCCCGCCTATGTGGTGGCGCTCAACCTGCTGAGCCGTTCGCCAGCCTGGCTGAGTGCGCTGCATGCGTCTCCCATGTACCTGGGCCTGGATTTGCGCGGCGGCGTGCACTTCATGCTGCAGGTGGACATGCAGGCCGCTTTGAGCAAGCGTGCCGAATCGCTGGCCGGCGATATTCGTACGGTGCTGCGTGAAAAGAATGTGCGCCACAGCGGTATCAACCGCAATGGCCAGACCATCGAAGTCAAGTTCCAGGATAGCCAGACCATGGATACGGCCAAGGGCATCATCCAGGACCAGTTCAATGAGCTGACCAGCACCGAGTCGCCCGATGGCACCGGATTCAAGCTGGTGGCCTCCATCAACCCGGTGGCGGGTCGCAAGATCCAGGAGCAGGCGCTCAAGCAGAACATCACCACCCTGCACAACCGGATCAATGAGCTGGGCGTGGCCGAGCCGGTGATCCAGCAGCAGGGTCTGGACCGCATCGTGGTGCAACTGCCGGGCGTGCAGGACACCGCCAAGGCCAAGGACATCCTGGGTCGCACTGCCACGCTGGAAATCCGCATGGTGGAAGAGAGCGCGGAAGCCCGCGCTGCCGAGGCCGGCACCGGCCCGGTACCCTTTGGAACCGAGCGCTACCTGGAACGCAGTGGCGCACCGGTGATCGTCAAGAAGCAGGTCATCTTGACCGGCGACAACCTGACCGATGCCCAGCCCGGCTTTGACAGCCAGACGCAAGAGGCTGCGGTCCACCTGACGCTGGACGCCAAGGGCGCACGCATCTTCCGCGACGTGACGCGCGAGAGCATTGGCAAGCGTATGGCCATCCTGCTGTTTGAAAAAGGCAAGGGTGAAGTAGTCACCGCACCGGTGATCCGCTCCGAAATCGGCGGCGGTCGGGTGCAGATTTCCGGTCGCATGACGACCACGGAAGCCGCTGACACGGCCTTGCTGCTGCGCGCCGGTTCCCTGGCTGCGCCCATGGAAATCATCGAAGAGCGCACCATCGGTCCGTCGCTGGGTGCCGAGAACATTGCCAAGGGCTTCAACAGCGTGACCTGGGGCTTTTGTGCCGTGGCCGTCTTCATGTGTATCTACTACATGCTGTTTGGCATGATTTCCAGCTTGGCGCTGGCGGTCAATCTGTTGCTGCTGGTGGCGGTGCTGTCCATGCTGCAGGCCACGCTGACGCTGCCCGGCATGGCGGCCATGGCGTTGGTGCTGGGTATGGCGATTGACTCCAATGTGCTGATCAACGAGCGCGTGCGTGAAGAGCTGCGCAACGGTTCTTCGCCGCAGGCTGCCATCCACGCCGGTTACGACCGAGCCTGGGCCACCATCATCGACTCCAACGTCACCACCCTGATCGCGGGTTTGGCCTTGCTGGCTTTCGGCTCCGGGCCGGTGCGTGGTTTTGCCGTGGTGCACTGCCTGGGTATCCTGACGAGCATGTTCTCGGGCGTGTTCTTCTCACGCGGCGTGGTCAACGTTTGGTATGGCCGCCAGAAGAAGCTCAAGACCGTGTCCATTGGCACGGTGTGGAAGCCCACGGCGGGCGACCAGATCATCAAGAGCTAA
- the secF gene encoding protein translocase subunit SecF, translating into MEFFKIRRDIPFMRNALLFNAISALTFVAAVFFLFSRGLHLSVEFTGGTLMEVSYSQPADLNAIRSAVDALGIQDVQVQNFGTAQDVLIRMPVQKGSNSAQQSEKVLTALKAGDASATLRRTEFVGPQVGDELAADGLKALACVVAGIMIYLAIRFEWKFAVAAIIANLHDVVIILGFFAFFQWEFSLPVLAAVLAVLGYSVNESVVIFDRIRENFRRYRKMNTVEIIDNAITSTISRTIITHGCTQLMVLSMLLFGGATLHYFALALTIGILFGIYSSVFVAAAIAMWLGIKREDLIKGTVKKDEDPNDPNAGATV; encoded by the coding sequence ATGGAATTTTTCAAAATCCGCCGTGACATTCCCTTCATGCGGAATGCACTGCTGTTCAACGCGATTTCGGCCCTGACTTTTGTGGCGGCTGTCTTCTTCCTGTTCTCCCGCGGTCTGCATCTGTCGGTGGAGTTCACCGGTGGCACGCTGATGGAGGTGAGCTACTCCCAGCCCGCTGACCTGAATGCCATCCGCTCCGCCGTCGACGCGCTGGGCATCCAGGACGTGCAGGTGCAAAACTTCGGTACCGCGCAGGACGTGCTGATCCGCATGCCGGTGCAAAAGGGCAGCAACTCGGCACAGCAAAGTGAGAAGGTCCTGACCGCGCTCAAGGCGGGCGATGCCAGCGCGACCCTGCGCCGAACCGAGTTTGTCGGACCCCAGGTAGGCGACGAACTGGCGGCAGATGGTCTCAAGGCCCTGGCCTGCGTGGTGGCCGGCATCATGATTTATCTGGCCATCCGCTTTGAGTGGAAGTTTGCGGTTGCGGCCATCATCGCCAACTTGCATGACGTGGTCATCATTCTGGGCTTTTTCGCCTTCTTCCAGTGGGAGTTCTCGCTGCCCGTTCTGGCGGCGGTGCTGGCTGTGCTGGGTTACTCGGTGAACGAGTCGGTGGTGATCTTTGACCGGATTCGTGAGAACTTCCGGCGCTACCGCAAGATGAACACGGTCGAGATCATCGACAACGCCATTACCTCCACCATCAGCCGCACCATCATCACCCACGGCTGTACCCAGCTGATGGTGCTGTCCATGCTGTTGTTTGGTGGGGCCACTTTGCATTACTTTGCACTGGCCTTGACCATCGGCATTTTGTTCGGCATCTATTCCTCGGTGTTTGTGGCGGCAGCCATTGCCATGTGGCTTGGCATCAAGCGCGAAGACCTAATCAAGGGCACGGTCAAAAAAGATGAAGACCCGAATGACCCCAACGCAGGTGCCACGGTTTAA